The following proteins are co-located in the Helicobacter acinonychis genome:
- a CDS encoding septal ring lytic transglycosylase RlpA family protein: MGWALKKICFLGLVLLISACTTKNDGVKNLSYKHEGLRAYENAKDYDPVTKKATYKRNFFERHFKHHTNVQDTSAKTQNLNNGMRDSSAIQRATMRPYQVGDKWYYPTKVDLGEKFDGIASWYGPNFHAKKTSNGEIYNMYAHTAAHKTLPMNTIVKVINVENNLSTIVRINDRGPFVSDRIIDLSNAAARDIDMVKKGTASVRLIILGFSGVISKQYEQSFNANSSKILHKEFRVGESEKSVSGGKFSLQMGAFRNQMGAKTLVDKLQIESRNYSVKVAFKEGLYKVLIQGFQSEEEARDFMKQYNQNAVLTRE, from the coding sequence ATGGGGTGGGCGTTGAAAAAAATTTGTTTTTTAGGGCTTGTCCTTTTAATTAGTGCTTGCACGACTAAAAACGATGGGGTCAAAAATTTATCTTACAAGCATGAAGGCTTGCGTGCTTATGAAAACGCTAAAGACTATGACCCCGTGACCAAAAAAGCCACCTATAAACGCAATTTTTTTGAACGCCATTTCAAACATCACACCAATGTGCAAGACACTAGTGCAAAAACCCAAAACCTAAATAATGGCATGCGTGATTCTAGTGCGATCCAAAGAGCTACCATGCGCCCTTATCAAGTGGGAGACAAGTGGTATTACCCCACTAAAGTGGATTTAGGCGAAAAATTTGATGGTATTGCGAGCTGGTATGGTCCCAATTTCCATGCCAAAAAGACGAGTAATGGGGAAATTTATAATATGTACGCCCACACCGCTGCGCACAAGACTTTACCCATGAACACCATTGTCAAAGTCATTAATGTTGAAAATAATTTAAGCACCATTGTGCGCATTAACGATAGAGGTCCTTTTGTGAGTGATCGCATCATTGATTTGTCTAATGCGGCCGCTAGGGATATTGATATGGTTAAAAAAGGTACGGCCAGCGTCCGCCTTATTATTTTGGGTTTTAGCGGGGTTATCTCCAAACAATATGAGCAATCGTTTAACGCCAATTCTTCAAAGATTTTGCACAAAGAATTTAGAGTTGGCGAGAGTGAAAAAAGCGTGAGCGGAGGGAAATTTTCCTTACAAATGGGGGCTTTTAGAAACCAAATGGGAGCCAAGACTTTAGTGGATAAATTGCAAATAGAGAGCAGGAATTACAGTGTTAAGGTTGCTTTTAAAGAGGGGTTGTATAAGGTTTTAATCCAAGGGTTTCAAAGCGAAGAAGAGGCTAGAGATTTTATGAAACAATACAATCAAAATGCGGTATTAACGAGAGAATGA
- a CDS encoding KdsC family phosphatase encodes MIKLLLLDVDGTLTDGSLYFDENFHELKAFNVKDGLGMMLWQKLGKKIAIITGRTSIMVKKRMESLGVQLVFMGVENKSAVIERLKKDLQLDANEIACVGDDYNDLGMFKACALSFAPFDAHPIIKSKAYRVLQNLGGRGAVREAIDYLLELEGLQDEALKLYL; translated from the coding sequence ATGATTAAATTATTGCTTTTAGATGTGGATGGTACGCTCACGGATGGGTCGTTGTATTTTGATGAAAATTTTCACGAGCTCAAGGCTTTTAATGTCAAAGATGGGCTTGGCATGATGCTGTGGCAAAAATTAGGCAAAAAAATCGCTATTATTACAGGAAGAACTTCAATAATGGTCAAAAAACGCATGGAGAGTTTAGGCGTTCAGCTCGTTTTTATGGGTGTTGAAAATAAAAGTGCAGTTATAGAGCGGCTCAAAAAAGACTTGCAATTGGATGCAAACGAAATCGCATGCGTGGGCGATGACTATAACGATTTGGGCATGTTTAAGGCATGCGCTTTGAGTTTTGCCCCTTTTGATGCGCACCCTATCATTAAAAGCAAGGCTTATAGAGTGTTGCAAAATTTGGGGGGTAGGGGGGCTGTTAGGGAAGCGATTGATTATCTTTTAGAATTAGAAGGCCTACAAGATGAAGCGCTTAAGCTTTACCTCTAA
- the lptA gene encoding lipopolysaccharide transport periplasmic protein LptA, with product MRWWCFLMCCLGILSMMSAQKTDNKSLKKEKELLEITGNQFVANDKTKTAVIQGNVQIKKGKDRLFANKVIVFLNDKRKPERYEAIGNTRFNIFTEDHREISGSADKLIYNALNGEYKLLQNAVVREVGKSNVITGDEIILNKTKGYADVLGSAKRPAKFVFDMEEINEENRKAKQRKKSTKEKP from the coding sequence ATGCGTTGGTGGTGTTTTCTTATGTGTTGTCTTGGGATTTTGAGCATGATGAGTGCACAAAAAACAGATAATAAAAGTTTGAAAAAAGAAAAAGAGCTTTTGGAGATTACGGGCAATCAATTTGTAGCGAATGACAAAACAAAAACCGCCGTCATTCAAGGCAATGTGCAGATCAAAAAGGGTAAAGATAGGCTGTTCGCCAATAAAGTGATCGTGTTTTTAAACGATAAACGAAAGCCAGAGCGTTATGAAGCCATAGGGAACACGCGCTTTAATATTTTTACAGAAGATCATCGTGAAATCAGTGGGAGTGCTGATAAGCTCATCTACAATGCATTGAATGGGGAATACAAATTATTGCAAAATGCAGTGGTTAGAGAAGTGGGGAAATCCAATGTCATTACCGGCGATGAAATCATTTTAAATAAAACTAAAGGCTATGCTGATGTGCTAGGGAGTGCGAAACGGCCCGCTAAATTCGTGTTTGACATGGAGGAAATTAACGAAGAAAATCGTAAGGCGAAGCAAAGAAAGAAAAGCACCAAAGAAAAACCATGA
- the yihA gene encoding ribosome biogenesis GTP-binding protein YihA/YsxC, whose translation MIIIKDAHFITSSSQLSQCPASLTSEMVVLGRSNVGKSSFINTLLGKNLAKSSSTPGKTRLANFFSTTWEDKKNALTTTFSVIDLPGFGYAKVSKSLKKEWEGFLWELLSVRTSIKLFIHLIDARHLNLEIDKNAKENIQTLLRSDQAYLSLFTKFDKLNKNEQHRLFLNAPKPFLINTTHFNALSSKYPTLEIVRQTLLKYLLTNPL comes from the coding sequence ATGATTATTATTAAAGACGCCCATTTCATCACTTCTTCAAGTCAACTTTCACAATGCCCTGCGAGCCTGACTTCTGAAATGGTGGTTTTAGGGCGTAGCAATGTGGGCAAAAGCTCATTCATTAACACTTTATTAGGAAAAAATCTGGCTAAAAGCTCATCAACGCCTGGAAAAACCCGTTTAGCGAATTTCTTTTCCACCACTTGGGAAGATAAAAAAAACGCCTTAACGACCACTTTTAGCGTGATTGATTTGCCTGGGTTTGGCTATGCCAAAGTTTCTAAAAGCTTGAAAAAAGAATGGGAGGGGTTTTTATGGGAATTGTTGAGTGTGAGGACTTCAATCAAGCTTTTTATCCATTTAATAGATGCACGCCATTTGAATTTAGAAATTGATAAAAACGCCAAAGAAAATATTCAAACCCTTTTAAGGTCCGATCAAGCTTACCTTTCTCTTTTTACGAAATTTGACAAGTTGAATAAAAACGAGCAACACCGCCTTTTTTTAAACGCCCCTAAACCTTTTTTAATCAACACAACCCACTTTAACGCCCTTTCTTCAAAATACCCAACCCTTGAAATAGTGCGCCAAACCCTTTTAAAATACTTGCTCACTAACCCCCTATAA
- the mrdA gene encoding penicillin-binding protein 2 has translation MKNIRYNLLLFGFMAVWGLLALNLFILSVKNQTYYEKLAERNMTKKEFLIPTRGDIIDRNHEFLALNELVFGVFLPSRLKQKELLEKIEIIQKFFPNFSKETLLNNYQKENSLYNHNLIKVVGFIPYATMQSLYTKLIQTQGIFVHPLDKRYYPNNALASHVLGYVGMASLQDLKDDEENQYSQIVGKTGIEKEYNKLLQGKVGYKIMQVNALNQELATLEVMPPSTNNHLQLSLDKRLQEEADKLFENKRGAILVMNAENGELLVAGSYPEYNLNDFVGGISQDKWQKLQDDIYNPLLNRFANALYPPGSVVKMGVGLSFLENLNITENTTIPTPPFIEVGKRKFRDWKKTGHGNSNLYKAIRESVDVYFYRFGLEISIEKLSKTLREMGFGEKTGVDLPSEFVGIVPDNLWKLKRFNQDWHVGDTLITAIGQGSFLTTPLQVLAYTGLIATGKLATPHFAINNKTPLKDPLNSFQKKKLQALRVGMYEVCNHKDGTAYHSTRGSKVTLACKTGTAQVVEIAQNIVDRIKEKDMEYFHRSHAWITAFLPYEKPKYAITILVEHGEGGSKLGSLLVKMSNKLYELGYL, from the coding sequence ATGAAAAATATTCGTTATAACCTTTTGCTTTTTGGTTTTATGGCGGTTTGGGGGTTACTAGCCTTAAATTTATTCATTTTAAGCGTTAAAAATCAAACATATTATGAAAAACTCGCCGAACGAAACATGACCAAAAAAGAATTTCTAATCCCTACAAGGGGCGATATTATAGACAGAAACCATGAATTTTTAGCCCTTAATGAATTGGTTTTTGGCGTGTTTTTGCCTAGCAGATTGAAGCAAAAAGAGCTTTTGGAAAAAATTGAAATCATCCAAAAATTTTTCCCTAATTTTTCCAAAGAAACGCTTCTAAACAACTACCAAAAAGAAAATTCACTTTATAACCATAACCTCATTAAAGTGGTTGGTTTCATTCCCTATGCCACCATGCAATCCCTTTATACCAAACTCATTCAAACTCAAGGCATTTTTGTGCACCCTTTAGACAAGCGCTACTACCCCAATAATGCTTTAGCTTCTCATGTTTTAGGCTATGTAGGAATGGCAAGTTTGCAAGATTTAAAAGACGATGAAGAGAATCAATACAGCCAAATTGTGGGCAAAACGGGCATTGAAAAAGAATATAACAAACTTTTACAAGGCAAGGTGGGCTATAAAATCATGCAAGTCAATGCTCTCAATCAAGAATTAGCCACTTTAGAAGTCATGCCACCAAGCACCAATAACCACTTGCAATTAAGTTTAGACAAACGCTTGCAAGAAGAAGCGGACAAGCTCTTTGAGAACAAAAGGGGGGCTATTTTGGTGATGAACGCAGAAAATGGGGAATTGCTCGTTGCAGGGAGTTACCCTGAATACAATTTGAATGATTTTGTGGGCGGAATCAGCCAAGACAAATGGCAAAAACTTCAAGATGATATTTATAACCCCTTACTAAACCGCTTCGCTAACGCTTTGTATCCGCCAGGATCTGTGGTTAAAATGGGCGTGGGCTTGAGTTTTTTAGAAAATCTCAATATCACAGAAAACACCACCATACCCACCCCCCCTTTCATTGAAGTGGGTAAGCGCAAATTCAGAGATTGGAAAAAAACAGGGCATGGCAATTCTAATTTGTATAAAGCCATTAGAGAGTCGGTGGATGTGTATTTTTATAGGTTTGGGCTTGAAATCTCCATAGAAAAACTTTCTAAAACTTTAAGGGAAATGGGCTTTGGGGAAAAAACAGGCGTTGATTTGCCGAGCGAATTTGTGGGGATTGTGCCGGATAATTTATGGAAACTCAAGCGCTTCAATCAAGACTGGCATGTTGGGGACACGCTCATTACCGCTATTGGGCAAGGCTCTTTTTTAACCACGCCCTTACAAGTGCTCGCCTACACGGGACTCATTGCCACAGGCAAACTGGCAACGCCTCATTTTGCTATCAATAACAAAACGCCCCTTAAAGATCCCTTGAATAGCTTTCAAAAAAAGAAGCTCCAAGCCTTGCGCGTGGGCATGTATGAAGTGTGTAACCATAAAGACGGCACCGCTTATCATTCTACAAGAGGTTCTAAAGTCACTTTAGCGTGCAAAACCGGCACCGCACAAGTCGTAGAGATCGCTCAAAACATCGTCGATCGTATTAAGGAAAAGGATATGGAATATTTCCATCGATCCCATGCATGGATCACGGCGTTCTTGCCTTATGAAAAACCCAAATACGCTATCACTATTTTAGTAGAGCATGGGGAAGGAGGGTCAAAACTAGGGAGCTTGTTAGTGAAAATGAGCAACAAACTCTATGAGCTTGGCTATCTTTAA
- a CDS encoding MetQ/NlpA family ABC transporter substrate-binding protein, producing the protein MNIFKRITCVTAIILSFFNLLDAKHHKKKNEITRELKVGATPVPHAQILQSVVGDLKEQGIDLVIVPFTDYVLPNLALNDGSIDANFFQHRPYLDRFNLDRKMHLIGLANVHVEPLRFYSQKITDIKNLKKDSVIAVPNDPSNQGRALILLHKQRLIVLKDPSNLYATEFDIVKNPYNIKIKPLEAALLPKVLRDVDGAIINGNYALQANLTGALFSEDKDSPYANLVAAREDNAQDEAIKALIQALQSEKTRKFILDTYKGAIIPAF; encoded by the coding sequence ATGAATATATTCAAGCGTATTACTTGCGTAACGGCTATTATTTTAAGTTTTTTTAACCTCTTAGACGCCAAACACCACAAGAAAAAAAATGAGATCACTCGTGAGCTTAAAGTAGGCGCTACCCCTGTTCCGCATGCTCAAATCTTGCAATCTGTAGTAGGGGATTTAAAAGAGCAAGGAATTGATTTGGTGATCGTGCCTTTTACCGATTATGTATTGCCTAATTTAGCGCTCAATGATGGCTCTATAGACGCAAATTTTTTCCAACACCGCCCTTATTTGGATAGGTTTAATTTGGATAGAAAAATGCACCTTATTGGTTTAGCCAATGTCCATGTGGAGCCTTTAAGATTTTATTCTCAAAAAATTACGGACATTAAAAACCTTAAAAAAGACTCGGTGATTGCTGTGCCTAATGATCCGAGTAATCAAGGTAGGGCGTTGATTTTATTGCACAAACAAAGGCTTATCGTTCTCAAAGACCCAAGCAATTTATACGCCACTGAGTTTGATATTGTCAAAAATCCTTATAACATTAAAATCAAGCCTTTGGAAGCTGCCTTGTTGCCTAAAGTTTTAAGGGATGTGGATGGGGCTATTATCAATGGGAATTACGCTTTGCAAGCTAATCTCACCGGTGCGTTATTTTCAGAAGATAAGGACTCGCCTTACGCTAATCTTGTAGCCGCTCGTGAGGATAACGCACAAGATGAAGCCATAAAAGCGTTGATCCAAGCCTTACAAAGCGAAAAGACTAGGAAATTTATTTTGGATACCTATAAGGGAGCAATTATCCCAGCTTTTTAA
- a CDS encoding peroxiredoxin: MLVTKLAPDFKAPAVLGNNEVDEHFELSKNLGKSGAILFFWPKDFTFVCPTEIIAFDKRVKDFQEKGFNVIGVSIDSEQVHFAWKNTPVEKGGIGQVSFPMVADITKSISRDYDVLFEEAIALRGAFLIDKNMKVRHAVINDLPLGRNADEMLRMVDALLHFEEHGEVCPAGWRKGDKGMKPTHKGVAEYLKENSVKL, from the coding sequence ATGTTAGTTACAAAACTTGCCCCCGATTTTAAAGCACCCGCTGTTTTAGGAAACAATGAGGTTGATGAGCACTTTGAACTTTCTAAAAATTTGGGTAAGAGTGGTGCGATCCTTTTCTTTTGGCCAAAAGATTTTACTTTTGTGTGCCCTACAGAAATCATTGCGTTTGACAAAAGAGTGAAAGACTTCCAAGAAAAAGGCTTTAATGTCATTGGTGTGTCTATTGATAGCGAGCAAGTGCATTTTGCATGGAAAAACACCCCTGTAGAAAAAGGCGGTATTGGTCAAGTGTCTTTCCCTATGGTGGCTGATATTACTAAAAGCATTTCTAGAGACTATGATGTGTTGTTTGAAGAGGCGATCGCTTTGAGAGGAGCTTTTTTGATTGACAAAAACATGAAAGTAAGGCATGCCGTGATCAATGACTTACCATTAGGTAGGAATGCCGATGAAATGCTTCGCATGGTAGATGCTCTCTTACACTTTGAAGAACATGGTGAAGTGTGCCCAGCAGGTTGGAGAAAAGGTGATAAAGGTATGAAACCTACCCATAAAGGTGTTGCAGAATATCTTAAAGAAAATTCTGTTAAGCTTTAA
- a CDS encoding ABC transporter substrate-binding protein: MFSLKKALISCSLGALLVSSLLGVANAKEMKVKDYFGEQTIQLPISKIVYLGSYAEVPAMLNIWDRVVGISDYAFKSDIVKATLKDEDRKRIKVMSSDHVAALNVELLKKISPNVVVTFVGNPKAVEHAKQFGISILSFQEKSIKEAMQSIETQAKILEIDASKKFAKMQETLDFIAERLKNVKKKKGVEFFDKPNKVSGHKALDTDLLEKGGVDNLGSKYVKYGRAEINIEKIIKENPEIIFIWWISTLNAEDILNNPKFATIKAVKNKQVYKLPTMDIGGPRAPLISLFIALKAHPEAFKGVDINAMIKDYYKVVFGLNDAEIEPFLWH; encoded by the coding sequence ATGTTTAGTTTGAAAAAAGCCTTAATTTCTTGTTCTTTAGGTGCGCTTCTTGTTTCATCATTATTGGGCGTGGCTAACGCTAAAGAAATGAAAGTCAAAGATTATTTTGGGGAGCAAACCATACAGCTTCCTATTTCTAAAATCGTTTATTTGGGTAGTTACGCAGAAGTGCCTGCTATGCTGAATATTTGGGATAGGGTTGTAGGTATTTCGGATTACGCTTTTAAATCTGATATCGTTAAAGCCACTCTCAAAGATGAAGATCGCAAACGCATTAAAGTGATGAGTAGCGATCATGTGGCGGCATTGAATGTGGAGCTTTTAAAAAAGATTAGCCCCAATGTGGTCGTAACCTTTGTGGGTAACCCAAAAGCGGTAGAGCATGCGAAACAATTTGGGATTTCAATCCTTTCTTTCCAAGAAAAGAGCATTAAAGAAGCCATGCAATCTATTGAAACGCAAGCCAAAATCTTAGAGATTGACGCTTCTAAAAAATTCGCCAAAATGCAAGAAACTTTGGACTTTATTGCTGAGCGTTTGAAGAATGTCAAAAAGAAAAAGGGCGTGGAATTTTTTGACAAACCCAATAAAGTTAGCGGCCATAAAGCCTTGGATACGGATCTTTTAGAAAAAGGGGGCGTGGATAATCTTGGCTCTAAATATGTCAAGTATGGGCGCGCTGAAATCAATATAGAAAAGATTATTAAAGAAAACCCTGAAATCATTTTCATCTGGTGGATAAGCACGCTTAATGCTGAAGATATTCTAAATAACCCCAAATTCGCTACCATCAAAGCTGTCAAAAACAAGCAAGTTTATAAACTCCCCACAATGGATATTGGTGGGCCAAGAGCCCCACTCATTAGCTTGTTTATCGCTTTAAAAGCCCACCCTGAAGCGTTTAAAGGCGTGGATATTAATGCAATGATCAAAGATTACTATAAAGTGGTTTTTGGTTTGAATGATGCAGAAATTGAACCCTTTTTGTGGCATTAA
- a CDS encoding FtsW/RodA/SpoVE family cell cycle protein: MTTEKSLFFCTSLLIFLGVLMSYSLSTYTTVVLYHYGEFHFFIRQLISAIMGIVVMWGLSRVDPKKWFSPLGFSLLFIPPLLIVAMPILPESLSSSAGGAKRWIRLGFFSLAPLEFLKIGFTFFLAWSLSRTFVAKKRINVKEELITFVPYSFVFMALALGVGVLQNDLGQIVLLGAVLVVLLVFSGGSTHLVGLIVSGAFAISVLAIVTSAHRILRLKLWWSNLQNSLFTLLPDKLANALKMSDLPESYQIFHAGNAMHNGGLLGQGLGLGQIKLGFLSEVHTDMVLAGIAEEWGFLGLCICFILFSILMVLIFRIANRLKEPKYALFCVGVALLLGFSLVINAFGVGGIFPVKGLAVPFLSYGGSSLLANCIAIGMVLSLARYTKS, from the coding sequence ATGACTACAGAGAAAAGCCTGTTTTTTTGCACTTCGCTATTGATTTTTTTAGGGGTATTGATGAGCTATTCGCTCTCAACTTACACCACAGTAGTGTTGTATCACTATGGGGAATTCCATTTTTTTATACGCCAGCTTATAAGCGCAATCATGGGGATTGTTGTCATGTGGGGGTTGTCTAGGGTCGATCCTAAAAAATGGTTTAGCCCTTTAGGGTTTTCGCTCCTTTTTATCCCACCATTACTCATCGTTGCCATGCCTATTTTGCCTGAAAGCCTTTCTAGTAGTGCAGGGGGAGCGAAGCGCTGGATCCGTTTGGGGTTTTTCTCTCTAGCGCCTTTGGAGTTTTTAAAGATTGGTTTTACCTTTTTTCTTGCATGGAGTTTGTCTCGCACCTTTGTAGCCAAAAAAAGGATCAATGTTAAAGAAGAGCTCATCACTTTTGTGCCTTATTCGTTTGTGTTTATGGCATTAGCGCTTGGGGTGGGGGTTTTGCAAAATGATTTGGGGCAGATCGTTCTTTTAGGGGCGGTTTTAGTCGTGTTGTTAGTCTTTTCTGGGGGGAGCACGCATTTGGTTGGTTTGATTGTTTCAGGGGCGTTTGCAATTAGCGTTTTAGCGATTGTTACGAGCGCTCATAGGATTTTACGCCTAAAATTATGGTGGTCCAATTTGCAAAATTCGCTTTTCACGCTTTTGCCGGATAAATTGGCTAACGCTCTTAAAATGAGCGATTTGCCCGAATCTTATCAAATCTTTCATGCGGGCAATGCCATGCATAATGGGGGGCTATTGGGTCAAGGGCTTGGGCTAGGGCAAATCAAGCTTGGGTTTTTAAGCGAAGTGCATACGGATATGGTTTTAGCTGGGATCGCTGAAGAATGGGGGTTTTTAGGGTTATGCATTTGTTTTATTTTGTTTTCTATTTTGATGGTTTTGATTTTTAGGATCGCCAATCGCTTGAAAGAGCCAAAATACGCGTTGTTTTGCGTGGGCGTGGCACTACTTTTAGGGTTTTCTTTGGTGATTAATGCTTTTGGGGTGGGCGGAATCTTTCCGGTTAAAGGTCTTGCGGTGCCGTTTTTAAGCTATGGAGGGAGTTCGCTTTTAGCGAATTGTATCGCCATAGGGATGGTTTTAAGCCTAGCGCGATACACCAAGAGCTAA
- the flgB gene encoding flagellar basal body rod protein FlgB, translating into MDFSKAFGLVYRALDYRALRQDMIASNIANVDTPFYRPKDLDFESVLAKKKAEIFENQSSKILPLAHTNPKHLDFENNANDGASLFFRDGHLAKNDGNSVDLDIETSEMGKNSTMYLALSSALKKYRGIVNYAIDSSKNL; encoded by the coding sequence ATGGATTTTTCTAAAGCGTTTGGATTGGTTTATAGAGCACTAGATTATAGGGCTTTAAGGCAAGATATGATCGCTTCTAACATCGCCAATGTGGATACCCCTTTTTACAGACCAAAGGATTTGGATTTTGAAAGCGTTTTAGCGAAGAAAAAAGCAGAAATTTTTGAAAACCAATCTAGTAAGATTTTGCCTTTAGCCCACACTAACCCCAAGCATTTAGACTTTGAAAATAATGCAAATGATGGGGCAAGCCTTTTTTTTAGAGATGGGCATTTGGCTAAAAATGATGGCAACAGCGTGGATTTAGACATTGAAACGAGCGAGATGGGTAAAAATTCTACCATGTATTTGGCCTTGAGTTCAGCCTTAAAAAAGTATCGAGGTATCGTGAATTACGCCATTGACTCTAGTAAGAATTTATAG
- the flgC gene encoding flagellar basal body rod protein FlgC produces MFLSSFDISGYGLSAQRLRANLISSNIANANTTRTSEGGPYRRQEAVFKAFDFNEVLNQKIAQNNQIIPYEDPLDEGDDNPLIPITSVVVDKIVRDDSEPLMKYDPSHPDANAQGYVAYPNVNAVVEMADLVEATRAYQANVAAFQSAKNMAQNAIGMLQT; encoded by the coding sequence ATGTTTTTATCTTCTTTTGATATTAGTGGTTATGGCTTGTCTGCTCAACGCTTGAGAGCTAATTTGATTTCTTCTAATATCGCTAACGCTAACACCACGCGCACGAGCGAAGGAGGTCCTTATAGGAGGCAAGAAGCGGTGTTTAAGGCTTTTGATTTCAATGAAGTTTTGAATCAAAAAATCGCTCAAAACAACCAAATTATCCCCTATGAAGACCCCTTAGATGAAGGCGATGATAACCCCTTAATCCCTATCACAAGCGTGGTTGTGGATAAGATTGTGCGCGATGATAGCGAGCCTTTGATGAAATACGACCCAAGCCACCCTGACGCTAACGCACAAGGCTATGTGGCTTACCCCAATGTGAACGCGGTGGTTGAAATGGCGGACTTAGTGGAAGCAACGAGAGCCTATCAGGCTAATGTTGCCGCCTTTCAAAGCGCTAAAAACATGGCACAAAATGCAATCGGCATGTTACAAACATGA
- the fliE gene encoding flagellar hook-basal body complex protein FliE produces the protein MQAIHNDKSLLSPFSELNTDNRTQREESGSTFKEQKGGEFSKLLKQSISELNNTQEQSDKALADMATGQIKDLHQAAIAIGKAETSMKLMLEVRNKAISAYKELLRTQI, from the coding sequence ATGCAAGCCATACACAATGATAAAAGCTTATTGAGTCCTTTCTCTGAGCTTAACACAGACAATAGGACTCAAAGAGAAGAATCAGGTAGCACCTTTAAAGAACAAAAAGGTGGGGAGTTTTCTAAACTCTTAAAACAATCCATCAGTGAGCTTAACAACACTCAAGAGCAATCTGATAAAGCTTTAGCAGACATGGCGACAGGGCAAATCAAAGATTTGCACCAAGCAGCTATCGCCATAGGGAAGGCTGAAACGAGCATGAAGCTCATGCTTGAGGTGCGTAACAAAGCTATTAGTGCTTACAAAGAGCTTTTAAGAACGCAGATCTAA